The DNA region TACGAAGTTAATATTAGATGAAAACTGCCAAGAAATTGCAGCATAAGGGAGCCAAGACCAATCAATACATCTGCAAAATATCCAAATGGATCCATGAAAACCTTTCTGTTCTAGAATTAAAATAACATTACCACTCATAAAGAAATCATTCTATAGAGGGAGCTATCACATCACAAGTCCTGCCGAGGAGCTCGGCAAAGGTGCCTCGAACATCTCTCAATGTCACAATTAAAACTAACAGTTACCCGGGTTCAACAGTTTATAGTAGATATTCCTGCAGTTGTCATCTCCAGCATACTTCATCCTGAGATTTTCGTCTCAAGAAGAGTGATTAATTGAGATGACCACCTCACCACAAAGAAACTAAAAAGGCTTCATTTTAATGACATCATTCACCTATCTGATTCCCGGTGGCGATCATCTCTTCCTCTGTGACGAGTTGAGGAAAGATCCCTCCCACGAGTTGACCTACTTTCACCTCTTCTATCTTCATCTTTTCTTGGATAAGATTCGGATTCATGCCTTCGGGAttgcttctcttctcttttgtCTCTAGGCTCAAGATCGTCATTGCCCCTTCTCGATCTCTTCTCTTCCCTTCTATCATCATTTTCTCTCGAGCTGCCTTTGGAATGTTCATCAACATACCTTCTCCCATAATCTTTTGAAGCTGACCTAGAATGGTCACCACCATCAGATCTCCTCGATCTCTTATGTTGCCTTTGATCATCTCTTGTTTCCAATTCCTCGTCGACATGCCTTCTTGACCGGTACTCATCCCTCTCACCACTCCGCATGTCCTTGCTCTTTGATGCATGTCCTACATCTGTATCATGTGATCTCCAATTGTGCACAGAAGATTCAGGGAGACGAGTTTGGGCTCGATTATCAGGTCTTCTCTCACTTCTTGGCGGACCATCAAACTTGTCATGGCCCCACCGACCTTTTTGATCATCAGCACCCCAGCCGGTGTTAGCAGCTCTCTGCCATCAAAAGAGACCATGTAAAAGAACCAGATCAGGCTCCAAACAATTTTACCCTGAAGTGGTAAAACATAATCAACATCCAAAAATTTAAACCAACACAAAATTTTATCAGGTAAAAGCCAAAAGGAAATCGGGTGGCTCAACAGCATAGCAAAGCACATGCATTTCCTAAAACATTCATGTATTTAGAGTGTCAAATCAACAGTAGCTCAGCACACGGGTTCTTGAAGTAAATATGATCTATAAAGAAAGAACCTGATCAATTAATAGATTGGAGTCTACATTATTATGATGTGCTAACCATTAAGAACATTGTTGGAATCATATGAAGAAACAGACTCAATTACAAATTACCAAGCCCCATGATAAAATAGAACCTAATTTTTATCATGAGAGTGAGCAACAACATAGATATTCAAGTGGCAAAATTATTAGGTTATTCACTTAACACTCACTGGATAAGTCAAACAAGTGGGAACAGCAATTACTGCCTTAGCAGCACAATCAGAGACATCATTCAGATTTCCGTATAAGCTGATCTTCAAATATAGCACGGAATGAGATCAAGGCATTCCAGGGAGCAGACAATAGAAAGTTCATATAAACAGTTTTGTAACGATTTGTTTGGCCACAGGGTTTGTATATCTTACTTGCTCATCATGGGAAAACTTGCATCCAGCTCCTCGAGTGCATTCGCCTCTTTGAAAAGCGCGGCAAACCCCTCGTTCCtccctttttttcctctctgcctcttcatcttcttcttccttcttcttgtAGTTGGTGACGTGGTCAACTCGTATGATTCTACCAGCAACCGTTGCTCCATTCAAATTATC from Punica granatum isolate Tunisia-2019 chromosome 3, ASM765513v2, whole genome shotgun sequence includes:
- the LOC116201502 gene encoding zinc finger CCCH domain-containing protein 25; its protein translation is MNPLTLVKRIQNINSKEASLGISDEASWHAKYKDSAYVFVGGIPYDLTEGDLLTVFAQYGEIVDVNLVRDKGTGKSKGFAFIAYEDQRSTNLAVDNLNGATVAGRIIRVDHVTNYKKKEEEDEEAERKKREERGVCRAFQRGECTRGAGCKFSHDEQRAANTGWGADDQKGRWGHDKFDGPPRSERRPDNRAQTRLPESSVHNWRSHDTDVGHASKSKDMRSGERDEYRSRRHVDEELETRDDQRQHKRSRRSDGGDHSRSASKDYGRRYVDEHSKGSSRENDDRREEKRSRRGNDDLEPRDKREEKQSRRHESESYPRKDEDRRGESRSTRGRDLSSTRHRGRDDRHRESDR